A single window of Nicotiana sylvestris chromosome 5, ASM39365v2, whole genome shotgun sequence DNA harbors:
- the LOC104218842 gene encoding actin-depolymerizing factor 7-like: MANAASGMAVHDDCKLKFLELKSKRNYRYIIFKIESQQVVVEKLGGTEESYEDFTNSLPADECRYTVFDFDFITTENCQKSKIFFIAWFPDTSKVRMKMVYASSKDRFKRELDVIQVELQATDPSKMSLEIIESRAL; this comes from the exons ATG GCGAATGCTGCTTCTGGGATGGCTGTGCATGATGACTgtaagctgaagtttttggaattaaaatcaaagagaaattaCAGATACATCATTTTCAAAATTGAGTCTCAACAAGTGGTGGTGGAGAAGCTTGGGGGCACTGAAGAAAGCTATGAAGATTTCACTAACTCTCTACCTGCAGATGAATGCCGCTATACTGTCTTTGATTTTGACTTCATAACAACTGAAAATTGCCAGAAAAGCAAGATTTTCTTTATCGCTTG GTTTCCTGATACATCAAAGGTGAGGATGAAGATGGTATACGCGAGCTCAAAGGATAGATTCAAGAGAGAACTAGATGTAATTCAAGTTGAACTGCAAGCAACGGATCCTAGCAAAATGAGCCTTGAAATTATAGAGTCGCGAGCACTTTGA